The Flavobacterium psychrophilum genome includes a region encoding these proteins:
- a CDS encoding TonB-dependent receptor: MKTLFIFSKSCKAAKLQSCKAIATISLLTLSLTVSAQQPVVQDSTKVQDYKLDEVLVQSVRANSNTPVTFTNVTKAEIALRNLGQDIPVLLNYLPSVVTTTDAGNGFGYTGIRVRGADATRVNVTLNGIPFNDAESHGSFWVNMPDFASSAESIQLQRGVGTSTNGAGAFGASLNVLTDSYKHDSSGEISNSFGSFGSRKHTVKFSTGLMNDKFEIAGRVSNLASDGYIDRASSDLKSYFLQGTYVGNTTLIKALVFGGKEKTYQAWNGIDAETLSKNRRFNPSGMYTDENGETQFYNNETDNYQQDNYQLHWNERLSDNWSTNIALHYTIGKGYYENYRDNTNVTDYGLEPITIDGTVLGESDLITQKWLDNDFYGTTFSVNYKQDDLNVVAGGGWNKYEGDHFGNVIWAQYSGNVRPGDRYYDNSASKTDFNVYTKANYQLTEKLNLFGDMQYRRVDYKADNVKESNNDPIAVDDNFNFFNPKAGLTYTVNTSNDIYFSYARANKEPRRGDYENGSSKPESLNDFELGWRFKSGKSTVSINGYYMRYKDQLVLTGALNDVGGNIYTNSGDSYRMGLEADATIYVGEKWILRPNIAISDNKNIDFLVETEEGSRNLGDTKIAFSPSVITGNQIIFLPLKNLQVALLSKFVGDQFMDNYESPNSKLAAYATSDLNVSYEWKPKSIFKAIVFNGLINNIFDEKYVSNGAMWGDPYYFPQAGINFLAGATLKF; encoded by the coding sequence ATGAAAACTTTATTCATTTTTTCTAAGAGTTGCAAAGCTGCAAAGTTGCAAAGTTGCAAAGCAATCGCAACAATTTCATTACTAACCTTAAGCTTAACCGTTTCTGCACAGCAACCAGTTGTTCAGGATTCTACAAAAGTACAGGATTACAAGCTGGACGAAGTATTGGTACAATCGGTACGTGCCAACAGCAACACCCCTGTAACATTTACAAATGTTACCAAAGCAGAGATTGCACTACGAAACCTTGGGCAGGACATTCCTGTATTGCTTAACTACCTGCCATCTGTTGTTACCACTACCGATGCCGGAAACGGTTTTGGCTACACAGGCATACGCGTAAGGGGCGCCGATGCTACCCGGGTAAACGTAACCCTTAACGGCATTCCTTTTAATGATGCCGAATCGCACGGATCGTTTTGGGTTAACATGCCCGATTTTGCATCATCGGCAGAAAGTATTCAGCTGCAGCGTGGTGTAGGTACATCAACCAATGGCGCGGGAGCTTTCGGCGCGAGCCTAAACGTGTTAACAGATAGCTACAAACACGATTCGAGCGGAGAGATATCTAACTCTTTTGGAAGTTTCGGTTCGAGAAAACATACTGTAAAATTCAGCACAGGACTTATGAACGACAAGTTTGAGATTGCCGGAAGGGTTTCAAATCTTGCTTCAGACGGTTACATTGACAGGGCTTCATCAGACCTTAAATCGTACTTTTTACAGGGAACCTACGTTGGTAATACGACCTTAATTAAGGCACTTGTTTTTGGCGGTAAAGAGAAAACATATCAGGCATGGAATGGAATCGACGCTGAAACATTGAGTAAAAATAGGCGTTTCAATCCGTCAGGAATGTATACGGATGAAAATGGGGAGACACAATTTTACAACAATGAGACTGACAATTACCAACAGGACAATTACCAGTTACATTGGAATGAAAGGCTAAGCGACAACTGGAGTACAAATATAGCTTTACACTATACTATTGGTAAGGGTTATTATGAGAATTATCGAGATAATACCAATGTTACCGATTACGGTCTTGAGCCAATAACTATTGATGGCACCGTTTTAGGCGAAAGTGACCTTATTACCCAGAAATGGCTTGACAACGACTTTTACGGAACGACATTCTCTGTAAACTACAAACAGGATGACCTGAATGTAGTAGCCGGTGGTGGATGGAATAAATATGAAGGTGACCATTTTGGAAATGTTATCTGGGCACAGTACTCGGGCAATGTACGCCCGGGTGATAGGTACTACGACAATAGTGCTTCTAAGACAGATTTTAATGTATACACAAAAGCCAACTATCAGCTTACTGAGAAACTGAACCTTTTTGGCGATATGCAGTATCGTCGTGTAGATTATAAAGCAGATAATGTAAAAGAGAGCAACAACGACCCTATTGCTGTTGATGACAACTTTAACTTCTTTAACCCTAAGGCAGGTCTTACCTACACTGTAAATACAAGCAATGACATTTACTTTTCGTATGCCCGTGCCAACAAAGAGCCAAGACGTGGTGATTATGAAAACGGAAGTTCTAAACCCGAAAGCCTTAACGACTTTGAGTTAGGATGGAGATTTAAATCGGGTAAAAGCACTGTAAGCATTAACGGTTATTATATGAGGTATAAAGACCAGCTTGTACTTACAGGGGCACTTAACGACGTAGGTGGAAATATCTACACAAACAGCGGCGACAGCTACCGTATGGGACTTGAGGCTGATGCTACAATATACGTAGGCGAAAAATGGATACTTAGGCCAAATATTGCTATTAGCGACAATAAAAATATAGACTTTCTTGTAGAGACAGAAGAAGGATCGAGGAATCTGGGAGATACTAAGATTGCATTCTCACCAAGTGTTATTACAGGAAATCAGATCATTTTTCTACCTCTGAAAAATTTACAAGTAGCATTACTTTCTAAATTTGTAGGCGATCAGTTTATGGACAATTATGAGTCTCCGAACTCTAAACTGGCTGCATACGCTACTTCCGACTTAAATGTTAGCTATGAATGGAAACCTAAATCTATTTTTAAAGCAATTGTGTTTAATGGTTTAATAAATAATATATTTGATGAAAAATATGTCTCAAACGGCGCAATGTGGGGCGATCCATATTATTTTCCGCAGGCAGGCATAAATTTCCTTGCTGGGGCAACACTTAAATTTTAA
- a CDS encoding peptide chain release factor 1, with protein sequence MNRDIIVQELDYKAVRSSGAGGQNVNKVSSKVVLSFNLAGSNALSEEEKALVQIRLASRLTNDGILILQCDEDRSQLRNKDIVTKRFLSVMETALKEDKPRKPTKIPRAVIRKRIEGKRRQADKKQSRRKPDF encoded by the coding sequence ATGAACAGAGATATAATAGTACAGGAACTCGATTACAAAGCTGTACGAAGCAGCGGTGCAGGCGGACAAAATGTAAACAAGGTATCGTCTAAGGTTGTACTTAGCTTTAACCTTGCCGGCAGTAATGCCCTGTCTGAAGAAGAAAAGGCACTGGTACAAATCAGGCTTGCATCGCGACTTACCAATGACGGCATATTGATACTTCAGTGCGATGAAGACCGCAGCCAGCTTCGCAATAAAGATATTGTTACCAAACGCTTTCTAAGTGTAATGGAAACCGCATTGAAAGAAGACAAGCCCAGGAAACCAACCAAAATTCCGCGTGCTGTAATACGCAAGCGTATTGAAGGCAAACGCAGGCAGGCCGATAAAAAGCAATCACGCAGAAAACCTGATTTCTAG
- a CDS encoding ATPase, with protein sequence MEENITTRKSSVIITIYGDGLNGRTVSEELKSFIDRKGNNDRTFTFRTVSIDRALNENDKSAHLFIILNATNTTIDASIKKLTRTLTNNHQPNIMINSTPADFTVKSKEALVELEKALDIGFSAADFAEIYERGVTLDNIQQQLSIFKNGITKATLKKPALYNDGIFELEESAAINYAALFDSKKESLKLTKFVPASGAATRMFKFLCEFIAEFNPQKETINAYINRKNDINLRVFLVGLDKFPFYNEILDVVRQQDGFPAWTKDKKTYEFIKIMLDSHAFNYANKPKGILPFHHYGAFIATPIYEHLKETVAYASSQNEANIQFTISEDHLDGFLDGIQDVKQQIEDEHNTKINISFSYQQKSTDTLAVTINNVPFRDNEGKLLFRPGGHGALIENLGQLDADIVFIKNIDNVSHNNTELISLYKKALAGILVEYQQQIFTYLEQIDNNELDEDGIDAVLAFAKEKLLLHIPSDINKYTTNYKKEFAKDLLNRPIRVCGMVKNEGEPGGGPFWVESDKGIQSLQIVESSQVDLDNVKQKNIFANASHFNPVDLVCGLKNYKGGDFNLNDFVDVTSGFIVHKTRLGQEVKSYELPGLWNGSMAGWITIFAEVPLETFNPVKTVNDLLKPAHQPQ encoded by the coding sequence ATGGAAGAAAACATTACAACACGAAAATCATCTGTCATCATTACAATCTACGGGGACGGACTTAACGGAAGAACAGTTTCAGAAGAACTAAAAAGCTTTATTGACCGCAAGGGCAATAACGACCGTACGTTTACATTTCGCACAGTAAGCATAGACAGGGCGCTTAACGAAAATGACAAATCAGCACATTTATTTATAATTCTTAACGCAACCAATACAACTATAGATGCATCTATAAAAAAACTAACCCGTACACTAACCAACAACCACCAACCGAACATAATGATTAACTCAACACCTGCAGATTTTACTGTAAAAAGCAAAGAAGCATTGGTAGAGCTTGAAAAAGCTTTAGACATAGGTTTTTCTGCCGCAGATTTTGCCGAGATATATGAGAGAGGTGTAACTCTTGACAACATACAACAACAATTATCTATTTTTAAAAATGGCATAACCAAGGCCACGCTTAAAAAACCTGCCCTATATAACGACGGTATTTTTGAACTTGAAGAATCGGCGGCTATAAATTATGCCGCACTATTTGACAGCAAAAAAGAAAGCCTGAAGCTTACCAAATTTGTTCCCGCATCTGGCGCTGCAACCAGGATGTTTAAATTTTTATGCGAATTTATTGCCGAATTCAATCCGCAAAAAGAAACCATAAACGCTTACATCAACCGCAAAAACGACATTAACCTTCGTGTATTTTTGGTCGGATTGGATAAATTTCCTTTCTATAACGAAATACTGGATGTTGTACGTCAGCAGGACGGCTTTCCCGCGTGGACTAAAGACAAGAAAACCTATGAGTTCATCAAGATCATGCTTGATAGCCATGCGTTTAATTATGCTAATAAACCTAAGGGGATATTGCCTTTTCATCACTACGGTGCTTTTATTGCCACACCTATTTACGAACATTTAAAGGAAACAGTAGCCTACGCCAGCTCCCAAAACGAAGCTAACATTCAGTTTACCATTTCTGAAGATCATCTTGATGGATTTTTAGATGGCATACAGGATGTAAAACAGCAAATAGAAGACGAACACAACACCAAAATAAACATCAGTTTTTCGTATCAGCAAAAAAGTACAGACACTCTTGCGGTGACTATTAACAACGTGCCCTTTCGCGATAATGAAGGCAAATTGCTTTTTAGGCCGGGAGGCCACGGTGCACTTATAGAAAATCTGGGACAGCTTGACGCCGACATTGTCTTTATTAAAAACATAGACAACGTTAGCCACAACAATACAGAACTGATTTCACTGTACAAAAAAGCCCTTGCAGGTATTCTTGTTGAATATCAGCAGCAGATATTTACGTATTTAGAGCAAATTGACAACAATGAATTAGACGAAGATGGTATTGATGCTGTTTTAGCTTTCGCTAAAGAAAAGCTATTACTGCATATCCCGTCAGACATTAATAAGTACACGACAAACTATAAAAAAGAATTCGCAAAAGATCTTCTAAACAGGCCTATCCGCGTATGCGGTATGGTTAAAAATGAAGGAGAGCCTGGCGGAGGTCCGTTCTGGGTTGAATCTGACAAAGGAATACAGTCATTACAAATTGTTGAAAGCTCTCAGGTAGACCTCGACAATGTAAAGCAGAAGAACATTTTTGCTAATGCCTCGCATTTTAACCCTGTGGATTTGGTCTGCGGACTTAAAAATTACAAAGGCGGTGACTTTAACCTGAATGATTTTGTAGATGTTACATCAGGCTTTATAGTACATAAAACCAGATTAGGACAGGAAGTAAAATCGTATGAACTTCCGGGATTATGGAATGGTTCTATGGCAGGATGGATTACTATTTTTGCCGAAGTTCCCCTTGAAACATTTAACCCTGTAAAAACAGTTAACGACCTTTTGAAACCGGCACATCAGCCGCAATAA